Proteins co-encoded in one Setaria viridis chromosome 9, Setaria_viridis_v4.0, whole genome shotgun sequence genomic window:
- the LOC117840429 gene encoding probable glycosyltransferase 5, with translation MREHQGGKLAGIRRHYRRCPPAATHNIAAASLLLALCALYLIFGPASSDLDLALPRIRFVFKEPVRVAAVPAPPVAAAPAPGNATDDDEDRGLPPPRQLKDPPYSLGRTILDYDARRSAWLAAHPEFPTRVAPADRPRVLVVTGSAPVRCPDPDGDHLLLRAFKNKADYCRVHGLEVFYNTAFLDAEMSGFWAKLPLLRTLMLAHPEVELFWWVDSDAVFTDMLFELPWERYERHNLVLHGWDAKVFEEKSWVGVNTGSFLIRNCQWSLDLLDALAPMGPRGPVRDRYGELFAQELSGRPPFEADDQSALIYLLVTQRSRWGDKTFLESTYELNGFWEGIVDRYEELRRKGRPGDLGDGRWPLVTHFVGCKPCRRYADSYPADRCRRGMERAFNFADNQILRLYGFEHESLNATAVQRVRNETGGPLDADDEELARLLHPTFRAAKPT, from the coding sequence ATGAGGGAGCACCAGGGCGGCAAGCTGGCCGGCATCCGGCGGCACTACCGCCGCTGCCCCCCGGCGGCAACCCACAACATcgcggccgcctccctcctcctcgccctctgCGCGCTCTACCTCATCTTCGGCCCGGCCAGTTCCGACCTCGATCTCGCCCTGCCGCGCATCCGCTTCGTGTTCAAGGAACCCGTCCGCGTAGCAGCCGTCCCGGCGCCtcctgtcgccgccgcgcccgcgccaggCAACgcgaccgacgacgacgaggacagaGGCCTCCCGCCGCCTCGGCAGCTGAAGGACCCGCCCTACTCGCTGGGCCGCACCATCCTGGACTACGACGCGCGCCGGTCGGCCTGGCTCGCCGCGCACCCGGAGTTCCCCACGCGCGTGGCCCCCGCGGATCGGCCGCGGGTGCTGGTCGTGACGGGGTCGGCCCCCGTCCGGTGCCCCGACCCGGACGGCGACCACCTGCTGCTGCGCGCGTTCAAGAACAAGGCCGACTACTGCCGCGTGCACGGCCTCGAGGTGTTCTACAACACGGCGTTCCTGGACGCCGAGATGTCGGGCTTCTGGGCGAAGCTGCCGCTGCTGCGGACGCTGATGCTGGCGCACCCGGAGGTGGAGCTCTTCTGGTGGGTGGACTCCGACGCCGTGTTCACGGACATGCTCTTCGAGCTGCCGTGGGAGAGGTACGAGCGCCACAACCTCGTGCTCCACGGCTGGGACGCCAAGGTGTTCGAGGAGAAGAGCTGGGTCGGCGTCAACACCGGCAGCTTCCTCATCCGCAACTGCCAATGGTCGCTCGACCTCCTGGACGCGCTGGCGCCCATGGGGCCGCGCGGCCCCGTGCGCGACAGGTACGGTGAGCTCTTCGCGCAGGAGCTCTCCGGGCGGCCGCCGTTCGAGGCCGACGACCAGTCGGCGCTCATCTACCTGCTCGTGACGCAGCGGAGCAGGTGGGGCGACAAGACGTTCCTGGAGAGCACATACGAGCTCAACGGTTTCTGGGAGGGGATCGTGGACAGGTACGAGGAGCTCCGGCGGAAGGGGCGGCCTGGCGACCTCGGCGACGGCCGGTGGCCGCTCGTGACGCACTTCGTCGGGTGCAAGCCGTGCCGGCGGTACGCGGACAGCTACCCGGCGGACCGATGCCGGCGCGGCATGGAGCGCGCGTTCAACTTCGCCGACAACCAGATACTGAGGCTGTACGGGTTCGAGCACGAGTCGCTCAACGCCACCGCCGTGCAGCGCGTCCGGAACGAGACCGGCGGGCCGCTGGACGCGGACGACGAGGAGCTCGCCCGGCTGTTGCACCCCACCTTCCGGGCCGCCAAGCCCACGTAG